A genomic segment from Chitinophaga niabensis encodes:
- a CDS encoding 2Fe-2S iron-sulfur cluster-binding protein, producing MAEEKKLFKVKIDNITVEVEPGTTILNAARLIGGDVVPPAMCYYSKLQGSGGKCRTCLVKVSKGSDADPRPMPKLVASCRTTVMDGMEVGNITSPEVLDARKGVVEFLLLNHPLDCPVCDQAGECDLQDLSYEHGVSATRYEFKRRTFDKIDIGDHIKLHMTRCILCYRCVFTADQLTNKREHGILGRGDASEISTYIQNSLDNDFIGNVIDVCPVGALTDRTARFKNRVWFLKPVDAHCSCDKCSGKAVLWMRGNEVFRVTARKDKYGEVEEFICDTCRFERKDPKDWTVEGPRKISRHSVISQGHYVGVHKPDETIAKVMDGRAPKLLLDIHSVSEVNMPAVDLSKIDGPAHSNDFPKNKSNGVQ from the coding sequence ATGGCGGAAGAAAAGAAATTATTTAAGGTTAAGATAGATAACATCACCGTAGAGGTGGAGCCGGGTACAACGATCCTGAATGCCGCCCGTTTAATTGGAGGCGATGTGGTGCCGCCTGCGATGTGTTATTATTCAAAACTCCAGGGCAGCGGTGGTAAATGCCGTACCTGCCTCGTAAAAGTATCCAAAGGGTCTGATGCGGATCCCCGTCCCATGCCCAAGCTGGTAGCCAGTTGCCGTACTACGGTAATGGATGGCATGGAAGTAGGTAACATTACTTCTCCCGAAGTACTGGATGCCCGCAAAGGTGTAGTGGAATTCCTGCTGCTGAACCACCCGCTGGATTGCCCCGTGTGCGACCAGGCCGGAGAATGTGATCTGCAGGACCTCAGCTATGAACATGGCGTTTCCGCTACGCGCTATGAATTTAAACGCAGAACTTTCGATAAGATAGATATCGGTGATCACATCAAACTGCACATGACGCGCTGCATCCTTTGCTACCGTTGTGTGTTCACTGCTGATCAACTTACTAACAAACGTGAACACGGGATCCTTGGCCGTGGCGATGCTTCTGAGATCAGCACTTACATTCAGAATTCACTGGACAATGATTTCATCGGTAACGTAATTGATGTTTGCCCTGTTGGTGCATTGACAGACAGGACTGCCCGTTTCAAGAACAGGGTATGGTTCCTGAAACCAGTGGATGCACATTGCAGCTGTGATAAATGTTCCGGTAAAGCGGTATTGTGGATGAGGGGTAATGAAGTATTCCGGGTAACTGCACGGAAAGACAAATACGGAGAGGTAGAAGAATTTATTTGTGATACCTGCCGGTTTGAAAGGAAAGATCCGAAGGACTGGACGGTAGAAGGGCCGCGCAAGATCTCCCGCCACAGCGTTATCTCCCAGGGCCACTATGTGGGTGTGCATAAACCGGATGAAACAATCGCAAAAGTAATGGATGGCCGCGCACCGAAATTGTTGCTGGACATTCACAGTGTCAGCGAGGTGAATATGCCGGCAGTTGATCTTAGTAAGATAGACGGCCCCGCACATTCCAATGATTTTCCCAAAAATAAAAGCAACGGCGTTCAATAA